One stretch of Brevibacillus laterosporus DNA includes these proteins:
- a CDS encoding glyceraldehyde-3-phosphate dehydrogenase: MTIRIGINGFGRIGRMVFRKAIQDPSIEVVAINASYPPETLAHLLKYDSVHGTLAHDVTVDGNRIVIDGKSTLVLSDRDPLNLPWDNLKVEVVVEATGKFTDRLGAEKHLKSGAKKVVITAPGKEEDATIVMGVNEEQYDHEQHHIVSNASCTTNCLAPVAKVLHDAFRIESGLMTTIHSYTNDQVNLDNPHKDLRRARACAQSIIPTTTGAARAVGKVLPELNGKLNGFALRVPTPNVSVVDLVVQISKSVTAQEVNRVLREASEGALKGYLGYTDAPLVSTDFNGNENSSIVDGLSTMVMDEKHVKVIAWYDNEWGYSCRVLDLVKHVSEHVNQSKRILTGSTRV; the protein is encoded by the coding sequence ATGACAATTAGAATCGGGATAAATGGGTTTGGACGTATTGGGCGCATGGTGTTTCGCAAAGCGATCCAAGATCCATCCATCGAGGTTGTGGCTATTAACGCTAGCTATCCCCCTGAAACCCTGGCTCATTTATTAAAATATGACTCCGTTCATGGGACCTTAGCTCATGACGTTACTGTAGATGGTAATCGCATTGTAATTGATGGCAAAAGCACGTTGGTATTATCCGACCGTGATCCTTTGAATTTGCCATGGGATAACCTAAAAGTGGAAGTGGTTGTGGAAGCAACTGGAAAATTCACTGACCGTTTAGGGGCTGAGAAGCATCTGAAAAGTGGTGCCAAAAAAGTAGTTATTACCGCACCAGGCAAAGAAGAAGATGCGACCATTGTAATGGGTGTCAATGAAGAGCAATACGATCACGAGCAACACCATATTGTTTCGAATGCTTCTTGCACGACCAATTGTCTAGCTCCAGTAGCCAAAGTGCTCCATGACGCCTTTCGTATTGAATCTGGGCTTATGACTACCATTCATTCCTACACGAATGACCAGGTGAATCTGGATAACCCGCATAAAGATTTACGCCGTGCACGTGCTTGTGCGCAATCGATTATCCCAACAACGACGGGAGCGGCAAGAGCGGTAGGAAAGGTATTGCCAGAACTAAATGGAAAATTAAATGGTTTTGCTTTGCGTGTACCTACACCAAACGTTTCCGTTGTCGATCTAGTTGTTCAAATTTCAAAAAGCGTGACTGCCCAAGAGGTCAATCGTGTGTTGCGTGAAGCTAGCGAAGGAGCTTTAAAAGGCTATCTAGGCTATACGGATGCACCTCTTGTTTCTACTGATTTTAATGGTAATGAAAATTCTTCAATCGTAGATGGCTTGTCAACCATGGTGATGGATGAGAAGCATGTGAAAGTAATTGCTTGGTACGATAACGAGTGGGGATATTCCTGCCGAGTGCTCGATTTGGTAAAGCATGTATCAGAGCATGTAAATCAGTCGAAACGAATATTAACAGGTAGCACGCGGGTGTAG
- a CDS encoding lytic transglycosylase domain-containing protein yields MRTLRSVILLLSVFIIIYLLLNSSFVWKLMYPIKYEEQIKLVSKKYEVNPYLVLAVIRSESKFKPDLVSKKGAVGLMQLMPNTAEWIQSHGKLDILYSADLEHPDTNIHLGTWYLAYLLQMFKGNEVLVLAAYNAGQGNVKNWLHNKQWAGTRETISDIPFGETRHYVQRVLYYEDRYKEVYKNSFPNLAP; encoded by the coding sequence ATGAGAACGCTACGCTCTGTTATTCTCTTGTTATCCGTTTTTATTATCATCTATCTGCTGCTGAACTCCTCCTTTGTTTGGAAATTGATGTACCCCATCAAATATGAGGAACAGATTAAGTTAGTTAGTAAGAAATACGAGGTAAATCCATACCTCGTGCTTGCTGTTATTCGCTCAGAATCAAAATTTAAGCCGGATTTGGTTTCTAAAAAAGGAGCGGTCGGTTTAATGCAGTTGATGCCTAATACAGCAGAGTGGATTCAGTCACACGGCAAGCTGGATATACTGTATTCTGCTGATTTAGAGCATCCTGACACCAATATTCATTTAGGTACCTGGTATTTGGCTTATTTGTTACAAATGTTTAAAGGCAATGAAGTACTTGTATTAGCGGCTTATAATGCCGGTCAAGGTAACGTAAAAAATTGGCTGCACAATAAGCAATGGGCAGGTACGCGTGAAACGATCTCAGATATCCCGTTTGGAGAGACACGCCACTATGTCCAACGTGTTTTGTACTACGAAGATCGTTATAAAGAAGTGTACAAGAATAGCTTTCCCAATCTTGCTCCCTGA
- a CDS encoding HD-GYP domain-containing protein, giving the protein MRLVSLRHVQPGMKLGRTVFTDDGKVLLGAGMQLNARLVSGLTRMGIDSVYIDDPHTSDIEVEDVIRPETRQDALEVIHKTVQQLRNTNKVARRVSVKDMGMHFQQVFHKILNDLSGAKEIMIHLANISSHSGAMYHHSVNVAVMATAVGMSLGYNTTQLRDLGIGALLHDIGKTYLPKELLDKNERWNEAEMEQAKEHTRLGFDIIRKQHDISLLSAHVAFQHHERMDGSGYPQKLQGDKFHDYAQIVAICDIYDSLTTPRPWRRRYMPQDALEYLLGSGGFLFHHHLVDAFRKHIAVFPLGSGVVLNNGEGGVVCKVDPECCHRPTIRILRDGRGNDLLTPYEVNLKYNLKLFITQFEDETLFTFMESKHIAPDF; this is encoded by the coding sequence ATGCGCCTAGTCTCATTGCGACATGTTCAGCCTGGGATGAAATTGGGAAGGACCGTTTTTACAGATGATGGTAAAGTTCTACTTGGAGCAGGTATGCAGTTAAACGCGAGACTCGTAAGTGGTCTAACACGCATGGGAATTGATTCCGTCTATATTGATGATCCCCACACATCAGATATTGAGGTAGAAGATGTTATACGACCAGAGACAAGACAAGATGCTTTGGAAGTCATACATAAAACCGTGCAACAATTGCGTAATACCAATAAAGTAGCTCGTCGCGTCTCTGTCAAAGACATGGGCATGCATTTCCAGCAGGTCTTTCATAAGATTTTAAATGATCTATCTGGAGCCAAAGAAATCATGATTCATCTAGCTAACATCTCCTCTCATTCAGGAGCAATGTATCATCACAGTGTTAACGTTGCGGTCATGGCTACAGCTGTTGGCATGTCGCTTGGCTACAACACTACGCAGCTGCGTGATTTGGGAATTGGGGCCCTGTTACACGACATTGGCAAAACGTACCTGCCAAAAGAATTGTTAGACAAGAACGAACGTTGGAACGAAGCAGAAATGGAGCAGGCAAAAGAGCATACACGCCTTGGCTTTGATATCATTCGTAAACAACACGACATTTCGTTATTGTCTGCTCACGTGGCTTTTCAACATCATGAGCGAATGGATGGAAGTGGCTATCCCCAAAAGCTACAAGGAGACAAATTCCATGATTATGCCCAAATCGTAGCCATTTGCGACATATACGATTCTTTAACTACCCCTAGACCTTGGCGAAGACGTTATATGCCACAAGATGCACTTGAATACTTGCTTGGCTCTGGCGGCTTTCTATTCCATCACCATTTGGTGGATGCCTTCCGCAAGCATATTGCTGTCTTTCCACTGGGTAGTGGTGTCGTGCTCAACAACGGGGAAGGCGGCGTAGTCTGTAAAGTAGATCCAGAATGCTGTCATCGCCCAACGATTCGCATTTTACGAGATGGACGTGGCAATGATTTGCTTACTCCGTATGAAGTAAATTTGAAGTACAATTTAAAATTATTTATTACGCAATTTGAAGATGAGACCTTATTTACGTTTATGGAATCTAAGCATATTGCACCGGACTTTTAA
- a CDS encoding transposase, translated as MRVMWNELAPNDRYLVRFIRPLSMMEMGFVTHLYLPLLGVSSYSLYQLLMHEVDEKSGAASEGTHRSLMMMTSLPLDRLLQARERLEAMDLLKVRRRENREHDFFYEYMVMPPLTPAQFFQEDILPVMLLNQVGKVKYEQIRRTFADQIWSNLAEEYPYEEDVTKRFYEVYHNLSASELEIRPGSETDRFFAHMQEKHPTASLSNHYEAEPDKQLDLSFLRASLPGHVKASEVVTQETIPFFYQLLSFYQVDSYLLSQELRDWNLFDSKGTLSTDLLRKRLRERYADNQLTRERRSLADAYMEHLCPGKIPAPGTEIFLRACRELSPLVVLEQAVGGRISRAYLDRAETLVFGDAMPAEVVNALLLYAMRETKMELPKAYVETIRDSWKAKAISTAEEAVKVILERAEAKSQAMENQSGQSSAGSTKGGLSPNRNRRSNSRALLQDKLPAAVQRQLDREEAEAVETDQKKRVRQAKKTIMDDPELKELYESLRQPKKGGEH; from the coding sequence ATGCGTGTCATGTGGAACGAGCTTGCGCCCAACGATCGCTATTTAGTGAGATTCATAAGGCCGTTGAGTATGATGGAGATGGGGTTTGTTACCCATCTTTATTTGCCCTTACTAGGGGTGTCCTCTTATTCGCTGTATCAATTATTAATGCACGAGGTGGATGAAAAGAGTGGAGCAGCAAGCGAGGGAACGCACCGGAGTCTGATGATGATGACATCCCTGCCGCTAGATCGCTTATTGCAAGCCAGAGAACGTCTAGAAGCGATGGATTTATTAAAGGTCCGCCGTCGTGAGAATCGCGAACACGACTTTTTTTATGAGTATATGGTAATGCCACCGCTAACTCCCGCCCAATTTTTTCAGGAAGATATCCTTCCTGTTATGTTGTTGAATCAAGTAGGCAAAGTAAAATACGAGCAGATTCGTCGTACCTTTGCTGATCAGATATGGAGTAACCTAGCGGAGGAGTATCCGTATGAAGAAGATGTAACCAAGCGTTTTTATGAGGTATATCACAACTTGTCAGCCTCTGAGCTAGAAATTCGTCCTGGATCGGAAACGGATCGGTTCTTTGCTCACATGCAAGAGAAGCATCCTACCGCTTCCCTATCTAACCATTATGAGGCGGAGCCAGATAAACAGTTGGATTTATCCTTTTTAAGGGCTAGTCTACCTGGTCATGTAAAAGCCTCTGAGGTCGTGACGCAGGAAACCATTCCGTTTTTTTATCAGTTGCTCTCCTTCTATCAGGTGGACAGCTATTTACTAAGCCAAGAGCTTCGGGATTGGAATCTTTTTGACTCAAAAGGAACCCTAAGCACGGACTTATTGCGTAAACGACTCCGGGAACGTTATGCAGATAACCAATTAACACGTGAGCGTCGTTCTTTAGCTGATGCTTATATGGAACATCTCTGTCCAGGGAAAATTCCAGCGCCGGGCACGGAAATCTTTTTACGAGCCTGTCGAGAGCTCTCCCCGCTGGTCGTATTGGAGCAAGCGGTGGGAGGTAGAATTTCTCGGGCGTATTTGGATCGAGCGGAGACTTTGGTCTTTGGCGATGCCATGCCAGCTGAAGTCGTCAATGCTTTGTTGTTATATGCAATGCGTGAAACAAAAATGGAATTACCAAAAGCTTACGTAGAAACCATTCGGGATAGCTGGAAAGCCAAAGCGATCTCCACCGCTGAGGAAGCAGTGAAGGTCATTTTGGAACGGGCAGAGGCCAAGAGCCAAGCTATGGAAAATCAGAGTGGACAATCATCGGCGGGTTCGACTAAAGGTGGATTATCCCCCAATCGTAATCGGCGCAGTAATTCGCGAGCTTTGTTGCAGGATAAACTGCCTGCTGCTGTACAGCGACAGTTGGATCGTGAGGAAGCAGAAGCGGTTGAAACTGATCAGAAAAAGCGCGTAAGACAAGCCAAAAAAACCATTATGGATGATCCAGAGCTGAAGGAATTGTATGAATCACTACGACAGCCAAAGAAGGGAGGCGAGCATTAG
- a CDS encoding DUF4901 domain-containing protein yields MKNANLLSCRKWIVATSGCVLAAGVLVAPFQISGTATIVYAAEKVSAGEMLSQKEAEARAKQWITIPAEYKLDDSQLQKADEWRNSTSWIFSWEAADKKKRSSLDVTIDAKTGELTSFFKYGRDSKPSTKKISQKEAEQIAEAFVEKVAKDKKASLSKANEIITVTSEGDLTFIYTRMVDNIPFIENGVTIKVDRKGEIVSYQLDWDSGKIPSSKATISLEEAEKKLYSLLDPQLQYTELDRYTARKKDQGTFTPVYQYGNSSARFLDANSGEALSMTGRKAEDKKKIVPLGDKKSFDNESPQKIDKSDAEKIAKEWSKKLTDGWIYTGQRGSSSSGDRSGIQSQSWSFTFSPPNQTDPAITIHINDYGQIVAYDQEEERKIQNKSEQKSITKQEAEKTANEFIEKVYAQHTGQIYLINESNYYEEPLVYTFTYKFSYNDIPIDQSRIEVEVNKYTNQIESGWFGRGQKSFSWKNEDAFETYKISKEEAVELETKQKKLLLTYYKAPYFTAIEGLEEKDIKELEIPIQLVYRYVGADENINAVTGELVSSYGLEEETPSDIEGHPSEEALLEAIEQGLLRVEDGKIEPDKEVTRAEFIVWMLQLSASLDHRSHRLDEVKPESFSDVPSTHRDYAAISQASKINLIPKTNRFEPDRAITRMEAMDFFMRMLKLEALLSNKEIYQSPYPDLKTEQVPAFALAYSMGYIKTPKGTNVEPTKTITRAEAAEMIYQFFTLNKGGII; encoded by the coding sequence ATGAAAAACGCGAACCTATTGTCATGTCGCAAATGGATAGTGGCTACTAGTGGTTGTGTATTGGCTGCTGGTGTGCTGGTCGCCCCGTTTCAAATTTCTGGGACTGCTACGATTGTGTATGCGGCAGAGAAAGTATCTGCTGGTGAAATGTTAAGTCAAAAAGAAGCTGAGGCTCGTGCGAAGCAATGGATTACGATTCCTGCTGAATACAAGCTAGATGATTCTCAATTACAAAAAGCTGATGAATGGAGAAACTCTACTTCATGGATTTTTAGTTGGGAAGCGGCAGACAAAAAGAAGAGATCATCACTTGATGTAACCATTGATGCTAAAACGGGTGAACTGACTAGCTTTTTTAAATACGGACGTGATAGTAAACCGTCTACAAAAAAGATTAGTCAAAAGGAAGCAGAACAAATTGCTGAAGCTTTCGTAGAAAAAGTAGCAAAGGATAAAAAAGCTTCTCTTTCTAAAGCGAATGAAATTATTACTGTAACTAGTGAAGGGGATCTCACATTTATCTATACCCGAATGGTAGATAACATTCCTTTTATTGAAAACGGGGTGACAATTAAGGTCGATAGAAAGGGAGAAATAGTTTCTTACCAGCTTGATTGGGATAGCGGAAAAATCCCTTCCTCTAAGGCTACTATTTCGTTAGAAGAAGCGGAGAAAAAACTTTACAGTCTATTAGACCCTCAGTTGCAATATACGGAATTAGATCGCTATACAGCAAGAAAAAAGGATCAAGGAACCTTTACTCCTGTTTATCAATATGGTAACAGTAGTGCAAGATTTCTGGATGCGAATAGCGGAGAGGCACTTAGTATGACTGGTCGTAAAGCAGAAGATAAAAAGAAAATAGTACCATTAGGAGATAAAAAATCTTTTGATAATGAAAGTCCACAAAAGATAGATAAATCAGATGCAGAAAAAATTGCCAAAGAATGGAGCAAAAAACTAACGGATGGTTGGATATACACAGGTCAGCGTGGAAGTAGCAGTAGTGGTGACAGAAGTGGAATTCAATCTCAGAGCTGGTCATTTACTTTCAGTCCCCCCAATCAAACCGATCCTGCTATAACTATTCATATTAACGATTATGGACAAATAGTAGCTTACGACCAAGAAGAAGAGCGTAAAATACAGAATAAATCTGAACAGAAGTCTATTACCAAGCAGGAAGCAGAAAAAACGGCTAATGAATTTATTGAAAAAGTTTATGCACAGCATACAGGCCAAATTTATCTCATTAACGAGAGTAACTATTATGAAGAACCCCTTGTCTATACGTTCACTTACAAATTTTCATATAATGACATTCCTATTGACCAAAGTAGGATTGAAGTAGAAGTAAACAAGTATACGAATCAAATTGAGAGTGGTTGGTTTGGAAGAGGACAAAAAAGTTTCAGTTGGAAAAATGAAGATGCCTTTGAAACTTATAAAATTTCAAAAGAAGAAGCAGTAGAACTTGAAACCAAACAGAAAAAATTACTGTTAACCTACTATAAGGCTCCCTATTTCACGGCAATAGAAGGTCTAGAGGAAAAAGATATCAAAGAGTTAGAAATTCCTATACAGCTTGTTTATCGTTATGTAGGAGCTGACGAGAATATAAATGCAGTAACAGGAGAACTAGTATCTAGTTATGGTCTAGAAGAAGAAACGCCTAGTGACATTGAAGGGCATCCGAGTGAAGAAGCGTTATTAGAAGCAATTGAACAAGGATTATTGAGGGTGGAAGATGGCAAGATAGAACCTGATAAAGAAGTAACTCGGGCTGAATTTATAGTTTGGATGCTTCAGTTGTCAGCAAGCTTAGACCATCGTTCCCATCGATTGGACGAAGTTAAACCAGAGAGCTTCTCTGATGTACCTTCTACTCATAGAGACTACGCGGCTATCTCTCAGGCTTCAAAAATCAATCTGATTCCAAAAACAAACCGTTTCGAACCAGATCGTGCCATCACTCGAATGGAAGCGATGGACTTTTTCATGCGTATGTTAAAATTAGAGGCTTTGCTAAGTAATAAAGAAATCTACCAATCTCCGTATCCTGATCTAAAAACAGAACAAGTGCCTGCTTTTGCACTCGCCTATTCTATGGGATATATAAAAACTCCTAAAGGAACAAATGTGGAGCCAACTAAAACAATCACCCGTGCAGAAGCGGCAGAGATGATTTATCAATTCTTTACATTAAACAAGGGGGGGATAATATGA
- a CDS encoding aspartyl-phosphate phosphatase Spo0E family protein yields MEVLRKELEHRYFKKGSFLHPEVLRMSQQLDEYIVVFQNLTKH; encoded by the coding sequence ATAGAAGTCCTCCGTAAAGAGTTAGAGCATCGGTATTTCAAAAAAGGTTCATTTTTACATCCAGAAGTATTGCGGATGAGCCAACAACTAGATGAGTACATTGTTGTCTTTCAAAATCTTACAAAACACTAA
- a CDS encoding dephospho-CoA kinase has protein sequence MILGLTGGIASGKSTVAAMLRERGVTVIDADLIAREVVEVGKPAYNGIVKHFGTGVLDDTGALNRKVLGEIIFSDREKRMVLNEIVHPEVRKEMRLQAILAQQRGERLVFMDIPLLYESRLSYMVDKVVVVYVPESVQFTRLMERDEFDEEQATKRLRAQMNIEEKRKVAHHVIDNQGSRTDTLKQVDDLVTSLLAETTP, from the coding sequence GTGATTTTGGGTCTAACAGGAGGAATTGCAAGCGGTAAGAGCACGGTTGCAGCCATGTTGCGCGAACGGGGAGTCACCGTTATCGATGCGGATCTCATTGCCCGAGAAGTGGTAGAGGTGGGAAAGCCAGCCTACAACGGTATCGTTAAGCACTTCGGCACGGGGGTTTTGGATGATACTGGTGCATTGAATCGCAAGGTACTAGGGGAAATTATTTTTAGCGATAGAGAAAAACGAATGGTTTTAAATGAAATCGTTCATCCAGAAGTACGCAAAGAGATGCGCCTACAAGCTATCCTAGCACAACAGCGTGGGGAACGGCTTGTCTTTATGGACATTCCGCTTTTATATGAAAGCAGGCTTTCCTATATGGTGGACAAAGTTGTGGTTGTTTACGTACCGGAATCCGTACAGTTTACACGTTTGATGGAACGTGATGAATTTGACGAGGAGCAAGCGACAAAGCGTTTACGTGCTCAGATGAATATTGAGGAAAAACGTAAAGTAGCTCATCATGTAATCGACAACCAAGGTAGTCGCACAGACACTTTGAAACAGGTGGATGATTTGGTGACTAGCTTACTTGCGGAGACAACCCCATGA
- a CDS encoding peptidase encodes MTNYSSRKWIAASCGCVLAVGVLTAPFQVFESPSVVYAAEKKVSYGTLLNQQEAEARGKQWITIPTEYKLRNSQLTKDDETTERPTWSLSWETSGKKLEKILAMTIDAQTGELLHFFQYDPGNKATAKKVSQKEAEKTAWAFVEKVAKDKTDSLSKANEIIPSSNENSLMFTYTRLVDDIPFIENGVNVIVDATGEISSYSLTWHKGELPSSKATLSIDEAEKKLKSLLDPQLQYTELGRHTKTAKSQTTFTPVYLYETNNAQLLDASSGEAFGSHGRKVEGNMKIEPLGDKTTYDNNQKQQKISKEEAQKIAVELGTSLAKDWLLNSSGRGGASYDSTGIKTQRWSFHFTSPLHDESSSNQESEIRISINDYGQLSSYSKDDRNYRGRGSTFEVASDKKTIDKQEAEKTASAMVKKIFPNHTGQIYLKSDEERFYSNEAAPYRFTYGYLYKGIPITSNEIDVEVDKYSNEVSSINLDSGEDSFTWKNEENFEVSKISKEEAVANEIKQKKFMLTYFQAPFYVAREGISKEEVAKGIPVQLVYRYVGENKNVNAVTGELVSPWSYIENKSASDIEGHKSEEALRAMLDRSFFNLEDGKVEPDKEVSRAEFVGWLIGLSNDLDRGFDRNDSDEPVTYSDVSATHPYYAAISQAANMKLIPATTRFEPDRAITRAEALEFLLQTLHLEALLNKSDAFQSPYPDVKTEQVPAFSIAYALGYLKTPKGTNAEPTKTVTRAEVAEMIYQVYQQNEQ; translated from the coding sequence ATGACTAACTATTCATCTCGTAAATGGATAGCGGCTAGTTGCGGTTGTGTATTGGCGGTTGGCGTATTGACAGCACCGTTTCAAGTGTTTGAAAGCCCTTCAGTTGTATACGCTGCAGAGAAAAAAGTATCCTATGGTACCCTTTTAAACCAGCAAGAAGCAGAGGCTCGTGGGAAGCAATGGATTACCATTCCTACCGAGTACAAGCTCCGTAATTCGCAATTAACTAAAGATGATGAAACTACTGAACGGCCAACTTGGTCTTTAAGCTGGGAAACGAGTGGGAAAAAGCTGGAAAAAATACTTGCAATGACGATTGATGCTCAAACAGGGGAACTTTTACATTTTTTTCAGTATGATCCTGGTAATAAAGCTACAGCTAAGAAAGTGAGCCAGAAAGAAGCGGAGAAAACGGCTTGGGCTTTTGTTGAAAAGGTAGCCAAAGATAAAACCGATTCCTTATCTAAAGCGAATGAAATTATTCCTTCGTCTAATGAGAATAGTCTGATGTTTACCTATACAAGATTAGTAGATGATATTCCATTTATCGAAAATGGAGTAAACGTTATCGTTGATGCTACTGGGGAAATTTCATCCTACAGCCTTACTTGGCACAAAGGAGAGTTACCTTCCTCCAAGGCAACTTTATCTATAGACGAAGCAGAGAAAAAATTGAAAAGTCTATTAGATCCGCAACTACAGTACACAGAGTTAGGTAGACACACAAAAACTGCAAAGAGCCAGACAACATTTACTCCTGTTTATTTATATGAAACGAATAATGCACAGCTATTAGATGCAAGTAGTGGCGAAGCTTTTGGTTCACATGGTCGTAAGGTAGAGGGAAATATGAAAATTGAACCACTAGGCGATAAAACAACCTATGACAATAATCAGAAACAGCAAAAAATCAGCAAGGAAGAAGCCCAAAAAATTGCAGTGGAATTAGGTACATCGTTAGCTAAAGATTGGCTACTCAACAGTTCTGGTCGAGGAGGAGCCAGTTACGACTCTACTGGTATTAAAACACAGAGATGGTCTTTCCATTTTACCTCTCCTCTACATGATGAGTCTTCTTCAAATCAGGAGTCTGAGATTCGCATTTCAATTAATGATTATGGCCAGTTGTCCAGTTACTCCAAAGATGATAGGAACTATCGTGGACGAGGTAGTACATTTGAAGTAGCTTCAGATAAAAAAACAATCGATAAGCAAGAAGCAGAGAAAACGGCTTCTGCGATGGTCAAAAAAATCTTTCCGAATCACACGGGACAAATCTATCTGAAATCAGATGAGGAGCGTTTTTATAGTAACGAGGCAGCACCTTATCGGTTCACATATGGCTACTTATACAAAGGTATCCCGATAACGAGTAATGAGATTGACGTTGAGGTAGACAAATACTCCAATGAAGTAAGCAGTATTAATCTAGATAGTGGAGAAGACAGCTTCACTTGGAAAAATGAAGAGAATTTTGAAGTGAGTAAAATATCAAAAGAAGAAGCGGTAGCAAACGAAATAAAACAGAAAAAATTTATGCTAACCTATTTTCAAGCTCCTTTCTATGTAGCAAGAGAAGGGATTTCAAAGGAAGAGGTTGCGAAGGGTATACCTGTACAACTTGTCTATCGTTATGTAGGAGAGAATAAAAATGTTAATGCTGTGACGGGAGAATTAGTGTCCCCTTGGAGCTATATAGAAAATAAATCAGCGAGCGATATTGAGGGTCACAAAAGTGAAGAAGCTTTGAGAGCCATGCTTGATAGAAGCTTTTTCAATTTGGAAGATGGTAAGGTAGAACCGGATAAAGAAGTTTCTCGGGCTGAATTTGTAGGTTGGTTGATTGGATTGTCAAATGATCTGGATCGTGGTTTTGATCGTAATGACAGCGACGAACCTGTTACTTACTCCGATGTTTCTGCTACCCACCCTTATTACGCCGCTATTTCCCAAGCTGCTAACATGAAGCTTATACCAGCAACTACTCGCTTTGAGCCTGATCGCGCTATTACACGAGCAGAAGCGCTAGAATTCCTCTTGCAAACCTTGCATTTAGAAGCATTATTAAATAAATCAGATGCCTTCCAATCTCCATACCCAGACGTAAAAACAGAACAGGTTCCTGCTTTTTCTATTGCATATGCCTTAGGTTATCTGAAAACACCAAAAGGAACAAATGCGGAACCAACTAAAACAGTCACGCGTGCAGAAGTGGCAGAGATGATCTATCAGGTTTATCAACAGAACGAACAGTAA
- the nrdR gene encoding transcriptional regulator NrdR, translated as MRCPFCEFNGTRVLDSRPFNNNKSIRRRRECEDCGRRFTTFEMVEETPLLIIKKDGTREEYSRDKILRGLIRACEKRPVTLEILENIVNEIERELRSQGKAEVPSKEVGEMVMERLYHVDEVAYVRFASVYRQFKDINVFMRELEELLEQARNQPPKMNRSE; from the coding sequence ATGCGTTGCCCATTTTGTGAATTTAATGGAACTCGGGTGTTAGATTCCCGCCCATTTAATAACAACAAATCAATCAGACGCCGTCGAGAGTGTGAAGACTGCGGCAGAAGATTCACTACATTTGAAATGGTAGAAGAAACACCTCTTTTAATCATTAAAAAGGATGGAACAAGAGAAGAGTACAGCCGCGATAAAATTTTACGTGGATTAATTCGTGCTTGCGAAAAGCGGCCTGTGACATTGGAAATATTAGAAAATATTGTGAATGAAATCGAACGAGAACTACGTAGCCAGGGAAAAGCGGAAGTCCCTAGCAAAGAAGTAGGAGAAATGGTCATGGAGCGCCTGTACCATGTGGATGAGGTAGCTTATGTCCGATTTGCTTCTGTTTATCGCCAATTTAAAGATATTAACGTATTTATGCGAGAATTGGAAGAGTTATTGGAACAAGCGCGGAATCAGCCGCCTAAAATGAATAGGTCGGAATAG